A genomic stretch from Lentisphaerota bacterium includes:
- a CDS encoding formate/nitrite transporter family protein has protein sequence MSTTLPKPPIPATYDPMLSAKEHDRMVSVLGIRKANTQVWQLLLLGMLAGIYISFGGLVSLVALTETGSRIVAGLVFSIGLVFVVIAGAELFTGNIVMIVGAITRLYPVSKLLRNWGSVYVGNFIGAYGFAALIVCTALLGAPDALTPLGETAVRVAEAKLAMSFGDAFVRGILCNALVTLALILATLAKDVVSKIICCILPISTFVACGFEHCVANMLLIPVGLFARGVPLWSHGTIFNNLLPVTLGNIVGGIALLVLHPNRIRQLVQLYRQSASSGAQDSLSNGSCTPPG, from the coding sequence ATGAGCACAACCCTGCCTAAACCGCCCATTCCTGCCACCTACGATCCCATGTTGTCCGCAAAAGAGCACGACCGAATGGTGTCCGTGCTTGGAATTCGCAAAGCCAATACGCAGGTCTGGCAACTGCTCCTGCTCGGTATGCTGGCTGGCATCTACATCAGTTTCGGGGGTTTGGTGTCGCTCGTGGCGCTCACCGAGACGGGAAGTCGCATCGTCGCCGGCCTCGTGTTCAGCATCGGCCTTGTGTTCGTGGTGATTGCAGGCGCCGAACTGTTTACGGGTAACATCGTCATGATCGTTGGAGCCATCACGCGCCTCTATCCCGTCTCCAAGTTGCTTCGTAACTGGGGATCGGTGTATGTCGGAAACTTTATCGGTGCCTACGGCTTTGCTGCGCTGATCGTCTGTACAGCCCTGCTCGGTGCGCCGGATGCTCTAACGCCGCTCGGAGAGACAGCGGTCCGGGTGGCTGAAGCCAAACTTGCGATGAGTTTTGGCGATGCTTTTGTGCGAGGGATCCTCTGTAACGCGCTCGTGACTCTTGCCTTGATTCTGGCCACGCTTGCGAAGGACGTGGTCTCGAAAATCATTTGCTGCATATTGCCGATCTCGACCTTCGTGGCCTGTGGCTTTGAGCATTGCGTCGCGAACATGCTCTTGATTCCGGTTGGCCTCTTTGCCAGAGGGGTGCCGCTGTGGAGCCACGGGACTATTTTCAACAACCTCCTGCCGGTCACGCTGGGCAACATCGTGGGCGGCATTGCGCTGCTCGTGCTGCACCCGAACCGCATCCGCCAACTGGTGCAACTCTATCGGCAGTCGGCTTCTTCTGGCGCTCAAGATTCTTTATCCAATGGATCGTGTACTCCTCCCGGCTGA